Proteins co-encoded in one Bacillus infantis NRRL B-14911 genomic window:
- a CDS encoding carbohydrate ABC transporter permease — protein MKQAAAEAPRFYETKKFRQRTKHLFVAFLLLAGSILILSPLWWMISTSLKSPQEIAQYPPTFIPTEFHFSNYLEAWQTAPFTRWAFNTLFIALAGMIGSVLVNSLVAYAFAKIRFKGRNALFVIVLSTMLIPGFVTMVPQYILFSKLGWINTYLPLIVPAFLGSAFFIFLLRQFMMGIPNELIEAAVLDGASHLQIWWNIMLPLTKPALITVALFSFNGAWNDLLGPLLYINDESLYTLQIGLQTFKGTVSTQWHYLMAMSVTVLLPVVLLFFFFQKHFIEGSNIASGSKG, from the coding sequence ATGAAGCAGGCAGCTGCTGAAGCACCGAGGTTCTATGAGACAAAAAAATTCAGGCAGCGGACAAAGCATCTCTTTGTTGCTTTCCTGCTTCTGGCTGGAAGCATACTGATACTATCGCCGCTGTGGTGGATGATTTCAACTTCCCTGAAATCACCGCAGGAAATCGCCCAATACCCGCCAACCTTCATTCCGACCGAATTCCATTTCTCGAATTATCTGGAGGCATGGCAGACAGCGCCATTTACAAGATGGGCGTTTAACACCTTATTTATTGCCCTTGCCGGCATGATTGGGAGCGTGCTTGTTAATTCTCTCGTTGCCTATGCATTCGCAAAAATTCGTTTCAAAGGCAGAAATGCTCTTTTCGTCATCGTATTATCTACCATGCTGATACCGGGTTTTGTCACTATGGTTCCGCAATACATCCTGTTTTCTAAGCTGGGATGGATCAACACTTATCTTCCCTTGATCGTTCCTGCCTTCCTGGGAAGTGCATTTTTCATCTTCCTGTTAAGGCAGTTCATGATGGGCATCCCGAATGAATTGATTGAAGCGGCGGTTCTTGACGGTGCGAGCCATCTGCAGATCTGGTGGAATATCATGCTCCCGCTTACCAAACCCGCACTTATTACAGTCGCGCTGTTCTCCTTTAATGGAGCATGGAATGACCTGCTGGGCCCGCTGCTGTATATAAATGATGAAAGCCTGTATACTCTGCAGATTGGACTGCAGACATTCAAAGGAACAGTATCCACCCAGTGGCACTACCTGATGGCCATGTCAGTAACCGTTCTTCTGCCGGTCGTCCTGCTGTTCTTTTTCTTCCAAAAACACTTCATCGAAGGCTCAAATATAGCATCGGGGAGTAAGGGGTAA
- a CDS encoding carbohydrate ABC transporter permease has translation MKSYDSTIAQNEANSMGKEKAKSEPKRLSRKAKDNLFGYLFISPWIIGFLGLTLGPLLFSLFASFTDYNITSRMNFIGLDNFKRMFTIDDLFKTSLWNTIYYVLFSVPLTTAGAILLAVLLNQRVKGMKFFRTVYYLPAILSGVAVYFLWMQLLSPSTGLVNTFLAWFDIEGPAWLFDPEWTKPALLLMKMWSVGGGMLLYLASLQGVSAQMYEAADLDGASSFQKFFHITLPMISPIIFFDVITSTIGSFQIFQEAYVMTENGDGGPGNSLLFYNLHMWNNAFEIFDMGYASAMAWLLFLIVMVLTVINLTLGKKWVHYEGGDNK, from the coding sequence ATGAAATCGTATGACTCTACAATTGCTCAAAACGAAGCGAACAGCATGGGCAAAGAGAAGGCTAAGTCTGAGCCGAAGCGGCTTTCGCGAAAAGCGAAAGATAATTTATTTGGCTATTTATTCATTAGTCCCTGGATCATCGGCTTTCTGGGACTGACTCTCGGACCGCTCTTATTTTCATTATTTGCAAGTTTTACAGATTATAATATAACGTCAAGAATGAACTTCATCGGGCTGGATAATTTTAAAAGGATGTTTACGATTGATGATCTTTTCAAAACATCGCTCTGGAATACAATCTATTATGTATTATTTTCCGTACCATTGACCACGGCTGGCGCTATCCTTCTGGCTGTGCTGCTGAATCAGAGAGTAAAAGGGATGAAATTTTTCAGGACAGTCTATTATCTGCCTGCCATTCTTTCTGGTGTCGCTGTCTATTTTTTATGGATGCAGCTATTAAGTCCTTCGACAGGCCTTGTCAACACTTTCCTTGCCTGGTTTGACATAGAAGGCCCGGCATGGCTGTTTGATCCTGAATGGACAAAGCCTGCCCTGCTGCTAATGAAGATGTGGAGCGTCGGCGGAGGCATGCTCCTGTATCTTGCCAGCCTGCAGGGAGTTTCGGCCCAGATGTATGAAGCAGCAGACCTGGATGGGGCAAGTTCATTCCAGAAATTTTTCCATATCACTCTGCCGATGATTTCACCGATCATCTTCTTTGATGTCATTACAAGCACTATTGGATCTTTTCAAATTTTCCAGGAAGCGTATGTGATGACCGAGAACGGAGACGGAGGTCCGGGGAATTCCCTGCTGTTCTACAACCTTCATATGTGGAACAATGCGTTTGAAATTTTTGATATGGGCTACGCCTCAGCGATGGCTTGGCTGCTGTTCCTGATTGTCATGGTACTGACAGTCATCAATCTGACACTCGGAAAAAAATGGGTTCACTATGAAGGAGGAGACAACAAATGA
- a CDS encoding RNA polymerase sigma factor — MNKVSAETFENIYYEYSDKIYGYIFMYVNNKEIAEDLTQDTFIKAYKHFHQFNGESHIFTWLVRISRNVAIDYIRKRNRFKFFSIEKYQFDSGHDTPVEIMVKGEKTARLYAAIHALKLSYQEVLILRKIKEFSIKETAQVLGWNENKVKITTSRAMAALKKEMEKRGDTLEGVI, encoded by the coding sequence ATGAATAAAGTTTCTGCAGAAACGTTTGAGAACATCTATTACGAATACAGCGACAAAATCTACGGATATATCTTCATGTATGTAAACAATAAAGAAATAGCAGAAGATCTGACTCAGGATACGTTTATAAAAGCTTATAAGCATTTCCACCAATTCAATGGCGAATCCCATATCTTCACCTGGCTTGTGAGGATTTCAAGAAATGTAGCCATTGATTATATCCGGAAGAGGAACCGCTTCAAGTTCTTTTCCATTGAAAAATATCAATTTGATTCAGGTCATGACACACCAGTGGAAATTATGGTAAAAGGGGAAAAAACAGCCAGGCTCTATGCTGCCATCCATGCACTGAAGCTGAGCTACCAGGAAGTCCTTATCCTCCGGAAAATCAAGGAGTTTTCAATCAAGGAAACAGCACAGGTCCTGGGATGGAATGAGAACAAAGTGAAAATAACCACATCCAGGGCAATGGCTGCCCTGAAAAAAGAGATGGAAAAAAGGGGGGATACCCTTGAAGGAGTTATTTGA
- a CDS encoding cobalamin B12-binding domain-containing protein, with product MYSAAAKELASYLLKGDIYGSWAIIQEYDYKDYQSCYIFESLLSESMHYIGELWQKDLITVADEHLATGICDYILTKYSFEKGQKAAQGRKALLFCPEGEQHYLGLKMTASIFKENGWEVKNLGASLPLEYALNSAEKWKPDVIGISLSLTHHLPLLKKYIEELEQLSFRPKILVGSRLINRYDFTPFCSKETVLIKKLEDLEPWILSQSKEIAI from the coding sequence TTGTATTCAGCAGCAGCCAAGGAGCTTGCCAGTTACCTGTTGAAAGGCGATATTTACGGAAGCTGGGCCATTATCCAGGAATATGATTATAAAGACTATCAATCCTGCTATATATTTGAAAGTTTGCTGAGCGAGAGTATGCATTATATTGGAGAGCTATGGCAAAAGGACCTCATTACTGTGGCGGATGAACATCTTGCGACTGGAATATGTGATTACATTCTAACCAAGTACTCTTTTGAAAAAGGCCAGAAAGCAGCACAGGGAAGAAAAGCCCTCCTCTTTTGTCCGGAGGGCGAACAGCATTATCTCGGACTAAAGATGACAGCTTCCATATTCAAAGAAAATGGCTGGGAGGTAAAAAATCTAGGTGCCAGCCTGCCATTGGAATATGCCTTGAACAGTGCGGAAAAATGGAAGCCGGATGTTATCGGCATCTCATTGTCACTGACCCACCATCTTCCTTTATTGAAGAAATATATAGAAGAGCTTGAACAGCTGTCGTTCCGTCCAAAGATTCTGGTAGGCAGCAGACTGATCAACCGCTATGATTTTACACCCTTCTGCAGCAAAGAAACCGTTCTAATTAAGAAATTGGAAGATCTTGAGCCCTGGATTTTAAGCCAATCTAAAGAGATTGCTATATAA
- a CDS encoding ABC transporter substrate-binding protein, producing MKKGIALLISVFLLLGVLAGCSGGESAQAEKTKDGKVVIDFWTFWGSETRRPIIEKIIDDYNGSQDKVFVKHTYLPWGDIWTKNLASVAAGNPADVIINDINTVGQRAEAKQVEDLSKYMDEGFKDQFYPHLWDTVLYEDKPYAVPFNTDTRLLFYNKTAFKEAGLDPNKPPSTWAELEEYAEKLDVKNGKTYDRVGFYPLWGSIGAGSWMISADGGKNFIDNGELKINTPKKVEALEWVLKWQDRLGESNVQALKAEFGSEQSNPFIAGKVAMWVDVGTFYTQIRDYGQDMDFGVAPIPAYEEGAENWSDGGGFVAEVPKGSSNPEEAMDFIKYLTGPEAQKYWAMENFDNVASIEGADAAAEELEGKDKEVYEATIKNLEDTQLFPIPVEYPDYLSRVNPQIDNALLGKQSPEEALEKAEKDVEKLKR from the coding sequence ATGAAAAAGGGGATAGCCTTATTAATTTCTGTCTTTCTGCTTCTTGGCGTTCTGGCCGGATGCTCAGGCGGAGAGTCTGCCCAGGCGGAAAAAACGAAAGATGGAAAAGTAGTCATTGATTTCTGGACATTCTGGGGATCAGAAACAAGAAGGCCAATCATTGAAAAAATCATAGACGATTACAATGGGTCACAGGATAAGGTTTTTGTTAAGCATACATATTTGCCTTGGGGAGATATTTGGACAAAGAACCTTGCTTCAGTAGCTGCCGGGAACCCGGCAGATGTCATCATCAATGATATCAATACAGTCGGGCAGCGGGCGGAAGCCAAACAGGTTGAAGATTTAAGCAAATATATGGATGAAGGCTTCAAGGATCAGTTTTATCCTCATCTTTGGGACACAGTCCTTTATGAAGACAAGCCTTATGCAGTTCCATTCAATACTGATACCAGACTTCTATTCTATAACAAAACAGCGTTCAAAGAAGCCGGCCTTGATCCAAATAAGCCGCCTTCTACATGGGCAGAGCTTGAAGAATATGCCGAAAAGCTTGATGTGAAAAACGGCAAAACCTATGACAGGGTCGGATTCTATCCGCTTTGGGGAAGCATTGGGGCAGGCAGCTGGATGATCAGTGCTGATGGAGGAAAGAACTTCATCGACAATGGTGAGCTGAAAATCAATACGCCTAAGAAAGTAGAAGCACTGGAATGGGTTCTCAAATGGCAGGACCGCCTTGGCGAGTCAAATGTTCAGGCGCTGAAGGCCGAATTTGGAAGTGAACAGTCCAATCCTTTCATTGCCGGAAAAGTGGCCATGTGGGTGGATGTAGGAACTTTTTATACTCAGATCAGGGACTATGGGCAGGATATGGATTTTGGAGTAGCTCCAATCCCGGCTTATGAAGAAGGAGCTGAAAACTGGAGTGATGGAGGCGGTTTTGTTGCCGAGGTGCCAAAAGGCTCCAGCAATCCGGAAGAAGCAATGGACTTCATTAAGTATCTGACCGGACCTGAAGCTCAGAAATACTGGGCTATGGAGAACTTTGACAATGTTGCCAGCATTGAAGGTGCAGACGCTGCAGCAGAAGAGCTTGAAGGAAAAGATAAAGAGGTCTATGAAGCGACCATAAAAAATCTTGAAGATACTCAGCTTTTCCCAATCCCGGTTGAATATCCTGATTATTTGAGCAGGGTAAATCCACAGATCGACAATGCCCTGCTTGGGAAGCAGTCGCCTGAAGAGGCACTGGAGAAAGCGGAAAAAGACGTTGAAAAACTAAAAAGATAA
- a CDS encoding S8 family peptidase, whose amino-acid sequence MKNKKHFRWLYLLLTALLIIPLLSPYQAQADAGKSPHVSMKKASPGSSKNKISGRLLDQFDGKDKVTFLIKMKEQADTKKAAQEAAKKASADKATSSKAKFMKRSAVVSSLRAVAAETQAGVLKYIEQQEKAGKAKDSKSFYIVNSIAVTATKDVMEKLASFPEVDKILPNETRQLHKPVKEASKPSIQMEQTADNKTSSIEWNIDRVGAPAAWDMGIDGSGTVVASIDTGVQWNHPALKEKYRGYDPSNPDQPSHTYNWFDAVGGQSSPYDDDGHGTHVTGTMVGSDPGGANQIGVAPGAKFISVKAFSPSGGSDVDLLEAGEWILAPKDANGTPHPEQAPDVVNNSWGGGPGLDEWYRPMVQSWRAAEIFPEFSAGNTTLTNPGGPGSVASPGNYPESYTTGATDINNRLGSFSLQGPSPYEEIKPDIAAPGVNIRSSVPGSGYEGGWNGTSMAGPHVAAAAALLRQADSSLTVDEIEEILSATAVPLTDSTFPNVPNNGYGHGLVNVFDAVSSVVSGLGKLKGQVSKEGDDEEAPSISHDAQTETYAGMDLAVQADVSDNISVTNAVLEYVKPDGSTAAVRAERVSGSYTDGTYEAVIPGEDIQEPSLSYQWKAVDFGGNSAESATFEVNVIPGISTGYSQDFESQPAGWTSYGTNDSWEWGAPASGPGNAASGEKVYATALGGNYANSANMTLLMPPVDLGEGNAYLQFKQWHELENRYDYGHVFVSTDMENWTQKLRVNGNTAGWIDGEVDLSEYAGQRIYIAFNVTTDSSVQKQGWYLDDVSLSDTPNAPSKKAQLGKTGPAGPSGPAVSAKKQIDPAKIVPEKEQGKKEQENGSAPSPALLPVNAEVTVLETGRSVFTDPQDGSYEMTHASGTYTVQAEAYGFRSESQSVNIPEDGEASANFVLEEIPEGTVTGSVTNELTGEPVPGAMVMLMEDAAVEPVYADENGQYTLTAYEGTYTLKVVAPSYYSEEAEITIEGSSSAEQNIQLKPFIGYPGEIGYDDGSAENARAFYDAGNGWAVKMSLENGQNSAMVTGGIFRFWDTEWPVPGGTEFQVAVFDASGPDGAPGKKLAGPFEASALRNGEWTRVDLRDKGIMVNGDFYMVYIQSAPNPNTPGLATDEDGPNAGRSWQLVGGAWSPVPAEEGNYMIRAAVDYEVNAPVITSPADGTITKQKQTVIEGNSAPSTAVHLYINGEKAAETTADDSGKFTVEAELNEGENILTAKAATDSGTTDSSAPVKVIVDTEKPELTITSPADGLKTNKETVTVEGTVADANLDWVKVNGKKASVQDGAYSLRILLNEGENIITVTAQDKAKNKINKKVTVFAKYTAPVIENLLPEENKDLKSGESVKIEFDSEPGLKAVFSIRMPLTNTGGQLTNALELPMMETSEGHYVGYYTATKNVKAPGAEIEVKVTDDYGNETRETAGGKLNINAK is encoded by the coding sequence ATGAAGAACAAGAAGCATTTTCGCTGGCTTTATCTCTTGCTCACGGCACTTTTGATCATTCCGCTGCTTAGTCCTTATCAAGCACAGGCGGATGCCGGCAAGTCTCCGCATGTTTCGATGAAGAAAGCTTCCCCCGGGTCTTCAAAAAACAAAATCTCGGGCAGGCTCCTTGATCAATTTGATGGAAAAGACAAGGTCACCTTCCTTATAAAAATGAAAGAGCAGGCGGACACAAAAAAAGCCGCTCAAGAAGCAGCTAAAAAAGCTTCAGCTGATAAAGCAACTTCCTCCAAGGCAAAATTCATGAAAAGATCTGCAGTAGTTTCCTCTTTAAGAGCCGTCGCAGCCGAAACACAGGCCGGAGTACTCAAATATATTGAGCAGCAGGAAAAAGCCGGCAAAGCGAAAGATAGCAAATCCTTCTATATTGTGAACAGCATTGCCGTCACAGCCACTAAAGATGTCATGGAAAAGCTTGCAAGCTTTCCAGAAGTAGACAAAATCCTTCCTAATGAGACCAGACAGCTTCATAAGCCTGTAAAAGAAGCCTCTAAGCCTTCCATCCAGATGGAACAAACAGCAGACAATAAAACCAGCTCCATTGAATGGAACATAGACAGGGTCGGTGCCCCAGCCGCCTGGGACATGGGCATAGACGGGTCCGGGACTGTTGTCGCCTCAATTGATACAGGCGTCCAGTGGAACCATCCCGCGCTCAAGGAAAAATACCGCGGCTATGATCCTTCAAACCCTGATCAGCCTTCACATACTTACAACTGGTTTGATGCAGTAGGAGGACAATCCTCCCCATATGACGACGATGGCCATGGCACTCACGTTACCGGCACCATGGTCGGTTCTGATCCTGGCGGTGCAAACCAGATTGGAGTTGCACCAGGAGCCAAATTTATTTCTGTAAAAGCTTTCAGTCCAAGCGGGGGCTCAGATGTCGACCTTCTGGAGGCTGGGGAATGGATCCTTGCTCCTAAAGATGCCAATGGCACTCCACACCCTGAACAGGCTCCGGATGTTGTAAATAACAGCTGGGGCGGCGGACCCGGACTTGATGAATGGTACCGTCCGATGGTCCAGTCATGGCGCGCAGCCGAAATCTTCCCGGAATTTTCAGCAGGAAATACAACTCTGACCAATCCAGGCGGACCTGGTTCAGTCGCCTCTCCAGGCAATTATCCAGAGTCTTATACTACCGGGGCAACAGACATCAATAACCGGCTGGGCTCTTTCTCTCTTCAAGGGCCTTCGCCATATGAAGAAATAAAGCCTGACATTGCAGCACCAGGGGTAAATATCCGTTCGTCAGTTCCGGGTTCAGGTTATGAAGGAGGCTGGAACGGAACTTCCATGGCTGGCCCTCACGTAGCTGCGGCTGCAGCTTTGCTGAGGCAGGCAGATTCAAGCCTGACAGTAGATGAAATTGAAGAAATCCTGTCAGCAACTGCTGTACCGCTTACAGACTCCACATTCCCGAATGTACCGAATAACGGCTATGGCCATGGACTTGTCAATGTGTTCGATGCCGTCTCTTCCGTCGTTTCCGGCCTGGGCAAATTAAAGGGCCAGGTTTCCAAAGAAGGAGATGACGAAGAAGCGCCATCCATTTCACATGACGCACAGACTGAAACATATGCCGGTATGGACCTTGCTGTTCAGGCTGATGTTTCAGATAATATCAGTGTTACAAATGCCGTGCTTGAATATGTGAAGCCTGACGGAAGTACGGCAGCAGTTAGAGCCGAAAGAGTATCCGGCAGCTATACTGATGGAACCTATGAGGCTGTCATCCCTGGGGAGGATATCCAGGAACCCTCTCTTTCCTATCAGTGGAAAGCCGTAGACTTCGGCGGAAACAGCGCCGAGTCTGCTACATTTGAAGTTAATGTCATCCCGGGGATCAGCACGGGATACAGCCAGGATTTTGAGTCCCAGCCTGCAGGCTGGACTTCATATGGAACAAATGACAGCTGGGAATGGGGAGCGCCGGCATCCGGCCCGGGAAATGCCGCATCAGGTGAGAAAGTCTATGCGACCGCTCTTGGAGGAAATTATGCCAACTCAGCTAATATGACGCTTCTCATGCCGCCCGTTGACCTGGGCGAAGGCAATGCCTATCTGCAATTCAAACAATGGCACGAGCTGGAGAACCGCTATGATTATGGCCATGTTTTTGTTTCAACAGATATGGAGAATTGGACCCAAAAGCTGAGGGTGAACGGCAATACAGCCGGATGGATTGACGGCGAAGTCGATCTGAGCGAATATGCCGGCCAGCGCATCTATATTGCCTTCAATGTTACAACTGACAGCTCAGTCCAAAAACAAGGCTGGTATTTGGACGATGTGTCCCTGTCAGATACACCTAACGCACCATCCAAGAAAGCCCAGCTTGGAAAAACCGGTCCAGCCGGGCCATCCGGGCCGGCAGTGTCTGCTAAAAAGCAAATCGACCCTGCCAAAATTGTTCCTGAAAAAGAGCAAGGGAAAAAAGAGCAGGAAAATGGTTCTGCCCCATCCCCTGCATTACTTCCTGTAAATGCGGAAGTCACCGTATTGGAGACAGGGCGTTCAGTCTTTACAGATCCGCAGGATGGCTCCTATGAAATGACCCACGCATCCGGCACTTATACGGTGCAGGCAGAGGCTTACGGGTTCCGGTCAGAATCACAAAGCGTCAATATCCCTGAAGACGGAGAGGCATCAGCAAACTTTGTACTGGAAGAAATTCCGGAAGGAACTGTTACAGGTTCGGTTACTAACGAATTGACCGGCGAGCCTGTACCGGGAGCCATGGTTATGCTTATGGAAGATGCAGCTGTTGAACCAGTCTACGCGGATGAGAATGGACAATATACGCTAACAGCCTATGAAGGGACATACACCTTAAAGGTTGTTGCTCCATCCTACTATAGCGAAGAAGCCGAAATAACAATCGAAGGCAGTTCAAGTGCCGAACAAAATATCCAGCTGAAGCCATTCATTGGCTATCCTGGTGAGATCGGCTATGACGACGGATCAGCAGAAAATGCAAGAGCATTTTATGATGCCGGTAACGGCTGGGCTGTGAAAATGTCACTTGAAAATGGCCAGAACAGCGCAATGGTCACCGGCGGAATATTCCGCTTCTGGGACACAGAATGGCCGGTGCCAGGAGGAACGGAATTCCAGGTTGCAGTCTTTGACGCAAGCGGTCCTGACGGTGCCCCGGGGAAAAAACTTGCCGGGCCATTTGAAGCATCTGCCTTAAGAAACGGTGAATGGACCCGTGTTGATTTAAGAGACAAAGGCATCATGGTCAATGGCGATTTTTACATGGTCTATATCCAATCAGCTCCAAATCCAAATACCCCGGGCCTTGCTACTGATGAAGACGGTCCAAATGCAGGGAGGAGCTGGCAGCTGGTCGGCGGTGCCTGGTCACCAGTTCCGGCAGAAGAAGGCAACTATATGATACGGGCTGCAGTGGACTACGAAGTGAATGCCCCAGTTATCACATCGCCTGCCGACGGGACCATCACAAAGCAAAAACAGACAGTGATTGAAGGAAATTCTGCCCCATCCACAGCGGTCCACCTGTACATTAACGGTGAAAAGGCTGCGGAAACAACAGCAGACGACTCCGGGAAATTTACTGTAGAAGCGGAATTGAACGAGGGAGAAAATATCCTGACTGCCAAAGCCGCCACTGACAGCGGGACAACTGACTCTTCCGCCCCTGTAAAAGTCATTGTGGATACGGAAAAACCGGAACTGACAATTACTTCCCCTGCTGACGGCTTAAAAACAAATAAGGAAACAGTTACTGTCGAAGGTACTGTTGCAGATGCGAACCTTGATTGGGTAAAAGTCAATGGAAAAAAAGCTTCAGTCCAGGACGGAGCCTATTCATTAAGGATCCTTTTAAACGAAGGTGAAAATATCATCACTGTCACTGCTCAGGACAAGGCAAAAAACAAGATAAACAAAAAAGTGACAGTGTTTGCTAAATACACCGCGCCTGTCATTGAGAACCTGCTGCCGGAAGAAAATAAAGATCTGAAATCCGGCGAAAGCGTCAAAATTGAATTTGACAGTGAACCAGGCCTGAAAGCTGTATTCTCCATCAGAATGCCGCTGACAAATACCGGCGGACAGCTGACAAATGCTCTGGAGCTTCCGATGATGGAAACGTCGGAGGGCCATTATGTGGGCTACTATACAGCAACGAAGAACGTCAAAGCCCCTGGCGCAGAAATTGAAGTCAAGGTGACGGACGATTATGGAAATGAAACAAGAGAGACAGCTGGAGGCAAGCTGAACATCAACGCTAAATAA